GCTGTCGTACACCGCATACCGATCACCCTCGCGCACCAGGAAATCGCAGAATCCCAGGAACCGGCCGTCGAAGAACGTTCCCTGGTAGATGACAGGGGCGCCGGAGCGCAGAGCCTCGACCGTGGCGAGTGCCGCTTCGGTGAGCCCGGCGCGGGTGTGCTCTGGCCGTTCCATGACAACCACACCGTCACCGTGTTCGGCGATGAACCGCTCCAACTGTTCACGCTCGTGGTGCTGACCGAGCGCGGACGTTCGCTCCAGCATCGGATCGGAGTCGACGCCCTCCGTTTTGATCAGCCCGGTCCGCGCGTCGAGCCGCCGCAGTAGGCCGAATTCGCACGTTGCGGCCGCCGAGAGGTCACTGGCGCTGTAGATAATCTGATCATCGAGGAGGAACACAGGGGCGATTGTGCCAGCAGTGTCTGACAAAGATGTCCGACAAAACAGCATGTTGGGATTCAAGGCACGTCGTAAAGACCGCGAGCCGGGCAGAATGTCCTCCATGCCCTTTTTTGACGGTCGACGCGGTCAGGTCCATTTTCGGCGGTGGCCTGCTTCCGGGGACGACACTCCGGTGATGTCGCTGGTGTTCCTCCACGGGTTGGGGCAACACAGCGGTCAGTACCACCGATTTGCCGGCGCTCTGACGTCTTCCGGTATGGAGGTCTGGGCGATCGACCACACTGGGCACGGACTGTCCGAGGGTGAGCCGGGGGTGGGTGCGCCGTTGTCGGATCTTGCCGCTGATGCCGCGACGTTGGCGGATATCGCCCGTGAAGCGCTTCCCGGTGTCCCGCAGGCGGTCATGGGGCATTCTCTCGGCGCCGTGACAGCGTTGTCGATGCTGACGCATCAGGATCATCATTTTGTGTCGGCGGTTTTGTGCGGAATCCCGCGCAACGCGGTTGCCCAGGCCGGGTGGACGGACTTGGCGGATTCCGGGATTCCGGTCCTGGTGGTGCACGGCGTCGACGACCGGATGGCACCGATCGAGCCGGTGCGCACCTGGGCGTCGACGCTGCCGAATGTGGAGATGCGCGAATTCGAGGACGCAGGCCACGACCTGTTACACGAGAAGGTTCACGCCAGCGTGAGCGCCGTGAGCCGTGATTTCCTTCTCGCGCACAGTCATTGATTCACACAGTCGTCGAGTCAGGCGAGCGCCTCGAGCACGTCCTTGGACGTCACGGGATGCGAGAACATCGGGTAGTCGTAAGTGATGGCGTTCTCATGTTCCGCTACTGAGGTTCCCGCGACGCAGTCGGTGAGAGTGATGACGCGGTAACCATTTTCGTAACCGGTGCGCATGGTGGACTCGACACAGCAGTTGGTCAGAAATCCGCCGAGGATGATCGTGCGGATTCCCTTGCTGCGCAAGATGAAATCGAGGTTGGTGCTCGCGAAAGTGTCGAGACCGCGCTTGCCTTCGACGAGAATGTCGCCGTCCTGCGGGGTTAATTCGTCGACTATCGCCGCTCCCCAGGTGCCTTTGACGAACGCCTTTCCGTCCACGACTCCCTTGAGGATTCCGTATGGGTGCGAGGTGATCTCGTTGTAACCCTCGGCAAATGTGATCGGCGCATGCATGACTGTGACACCGGCCGCGCGAGCAGCCTCGACCAGCGTCGTGGTGTTTGCCAGGAGTCCGGTCGATTCCATAACGGGGGCAACGGCGTCGTGCAGGACGCCGCCCTCGGTGGTGAAGTCGTTTTGGTATTCGATGAGCACGACTGCGGTGGTTGCGGGATCCAACTCGAGCTTTTCGGTCATGTCGACACCCTTTGGTTGTGTGTTTCGGGTCGTTGTGGTTCCGGTCACGAATCACTTCTATTAAACAGTTTGTCTGACAAGCAGGCAAGAGGTAGCGTCGGCAGCATGGACACAACTCCGCTCTCGCGTATCCCGCTGAGCCTTGCGGTGTCGGGCCGGCTCCGCGACGCGATTCTCGACGGTTCCTTGCCGGTCGGTGAGTCCTTGCCAACGGAACAGGAACTGGCGCAGACTTTTTCGGTGGGCCGCTCCACTGTCCGCGAAGCGCTGCGTGTACTCCAGGCGCAAGGGTTGGTGACCGGCGCCGATACCGTGTCGACGGCCCGCCCCAAGGTCACCCACGAAAACACGGCCGATTCCGCAGCCACTGCGTTGAGCACGGCTGTGCAGGTGGGCGCCGTTCCGCTTCCGGACCTGGTCGAATTGCGGGTTCTCCTCGAAGCTGCCGCCCTGCGGGGTGTCCACGAGGTTCCGGGTGCCGCGCGTGTTGCCATCGAGGAGATGCGTCGGGCCGCCGAAGACAACAACGCGTCCGCGTTCCATGACGCGGATGTCGACTTTCACGTCGCCTTGGCGGGTGCCGGTGGAAACCGGGCCTTTGCGTTGGTGATGACGGTTCTGCGCGAGAGTATTGCCGGTTATCTGATGAGCGAACTCGAGGCGATCGAGGACTCGGCGGCCACGCTCGGTGTTCTGCTCGCGGAGCACGAAGCCATCGCCGACGCGATAACGGCCGGTGAATCCGATTTTGCGGCGCAGCTTGTCGAGAAGCATGTGCGAGGTTTCTACGAAGGACACACGAAATGACGACAACGGTGGACATGCTGGGCGATCGGCTGCGGGAAGTGCTGGGGGAGAAGGCGACCACGGATCCCGATCGGATGGGCGCCTATACCCGGGACCAATCGCTACTGACCACCGCTGGGGTTCCCGCGGCTCTGGTCAAAGCAACATCCGTCGACGACGTAGCCGCGACGATGACGGTTGCCCACGAACTCTCCATCCCGGTCGTAACCCGCGGCGCGGGAACCGGTTTGGCAGGTGCCGCCAATGCGCTCGACGGTTGCATCGTGCTCAGCGTCGCGGGGATGAATCGCATTCTCGAGATCGATGCCGCGGCCCGTACGGCAACGGTGGAGCCGGGTGTGATCAACGGTGACCTCGCGGATGCCGCTCGCGCACAGGGGCTTTGGTATGTCCCGGATCCGGGTAGCCGGGCAATCTCGAGCATCGGCGGTAATCTGGCCACCAATGCCGGTGGTATCTGTTGCGCAAAATACGGGGTCACCGGTGATCATGTCGCGGCGCTCACCGCAGTGCTCGCAGACGGCCGCGTGATCCGCACCGGAGCAAAAACTCGCAAGAATGTGGCGGGGCTGGACCTGACCCATCTCCTGGTCGGTTCCGAGGGGACGCTTGGCGTCATCGTCGAAGCCACGATGCGGTTGCGGACCGCACCCACCGCTGCAACCACGGTTGTTGCGTTCTTCGACTCGGCGGACAAAGCGATCGAGGCGGTCCTGGCCGTCGCCGCAGTTGCCGAACCGTGCCAGATGGAGTTGATGGACGCAGTGACCATCGACGCTGTAAACCGCTTCACGAGAATGGGTCTCGACGAATCTGCGGGGGCGATGCTTCTCATTCAGTGCGACGGCAGGTCTGCCGCGCAGGAAGCGGCAGACTGCGCGGCGGCCTGCACG
The nucleotide sequence above comes from Rhodococcus sp. KBS0724. Encoded proteins:
- a CDS encoding FadR/GntR family transcriptional regulator — encoded protein: MDTTPLSRIPLSLAVSGRLRDAILDGSLPVGESLPTEQELAQTFSVGRSTVREALRVLQAQGLVTGADTVSTARPKVTHENTADSAATALSTAVQVGAVPLPDLVELRVLLEAAALRGVHEVPGAARVAIEEMRRAAEDNNASAFHDADVDFHVALAGAGGNRAFALVMTVLRESIAGYLMSELEAIEDSAATLGVLLAEHEAIADAITAGESDFAAQLVEKHVRGFYEGHTK
- a CDS encoding FAD-binding oxidoreductase, producing MTTTVDMLGDRLREVLGEKATTDPDRMGAYTRDQSLLTTAGVPAALVKATSVDDVAATMTVAHELSIPVVTRGAGTGLAGAANALDGCIVLSVAGMNRILEIDAAARTATVEPGVINGDLADAARAQGLWYVPDPGSRAISSIGGNLATNAGGICCAKYGVTGDHVAALTAVLADGRVIRTGAKTRKNVAGLDLTHLLVGSEGTLGVIVEATMRLRTAPTAATTVVAFFDSADKAIEAVLAVAAVAEPCQMELMDAVTIDAVNRFTRMGLDESAGAMLLIQCDGRSAAQEAADCAAACTRVGATEVFHTDDPEEGDAFTAARRMALPALEAMGTVLLDDVAVPVPALPHMLQRIQEAAERHSVTIGTFGHAADGNLHPTIVFDAAEVGAQDRARGAFDDIVHAALALDGTISGEHGIGVLKAPYMSDMIGPVERELMLAVKAAFDPKNILNPGRGI
- a CDS encoding cysteine hydrolase family protein, which translates into the protein MTEKLELDPATTAVVLIEYQNDFTTEGGVLHDAVAPVMESTGLLANTTTLVEAARAAGVTVMHAPITFAEGYNEITSHPYGILKGVVDGKAFVKGTWGAAIVDELTPQDGDILVEGKRGLDTFASTNLDFILRSKGIRTIILGGFLTNCCVESTMRTGYENGYRVITLTDCVAGTSVAEHENAITYDYPMFSHPVTSKDVLEALA
- a CDS encoding alpha/beta hydrolase: MSSMPFFDGRRGQVHFRRWPASGDDTPVMSLVFLHGLGQHSGQYHRFAGALTSSGMEVWAIDHTGHGLSEGEPGVGAPLSDLAADAATLADIAREALPGVPQAVMGHSLGAVTALSMLTHQDHHFVSAVLCGIPRNAVAQAGWTDLADSGIPVLVVHGVDDRMAPIEPVRTWASTLPNVEMREFEDAGHDLLHEKVHASVSAVSRDFLLAHSH